Proteins from a single region of Ochotona princeps isolate mOchPri1 chromosome 27, mOchPri1.hap1, whole genome shotgun sequence:
- the CD69 gene encoding early activation antigen CD69: MKMDSEGCSLTENSSLHLERGQQNDATHSHFTTHHEGSLQVPIPCAVMGVVFTTILIIVLIALSVGKYNCPGQFSVPAPEGAASSCSDDWVGYQRKCYYFSAETHSWPLALKSCSRLGATLAVIDSEKHMIFLKRYAGRTDHWIGLKKEADQSWKWSNGKEFNNWFNFTGSENCAFLNSASIGSTECERNLHWICSKPSKE; this comes from the exons ATGAAGATGGACTCTGAAGGTTGTTCCTTAACGGAGAACAGCTCTTTGCATCTGGAGAGAGGCCAACAAA ATGATGCCACACACTCCCATTTTACAACACATCATGAAGGATCTCTTCAAGTGCCCATCCCATGTGCTGTGATGGGTGTGGTCTTCACCACCATTTTAATTATAGTTCTCATCGCCTTATCAG TGGGCAAATACAATTGTCCTGGCCAGTTCTCAGTGCCTGCACCAGAGGGCGCCGCTTCTTCATGCTCAGATGACTGGGTTGGTTACCAGAGGAAATGTTACTACTTCTCTGCTGAAACACACAGCTGGCCCCTGGCCCTCAAATCCTGTTCCAGACTTGGTGCTACTCTTGCAGTCATTGATTCTGAAAAGCACATG atctttctaaaGCGATATGCGGGGAGAACAGACCATTGGATTGGGCTGAAAAAGGAGGCTGATCAGTCATGGAAATGGTCAAATGGCAAAGAATTTAACAACTG GTTCAACTTTACAGGATCCGAGAACTGTGCATTTCTGAATAGTGCCAGCATTGGCAGTACAGAATGTGAAAGGAATTTACACTGGATCTGTAGCAAACCCTCCAAAgaatga